From Desulfovibrio inopinatus DSM 10711, the proteins below share one genomic window:
- a CDS encoding thiamine pyrophosphate-dependent dehydrogenase E1 component subunit alpha translates to MPIEREILLQMYQSMVTIRQFEERIADLYARGLVPGLAHLYTGQEAVAVGICSALRDDDYITSTHRGHGHVIAKGSKLNEMMAELFGKKSGYCKGKGGSMHIADMDIGILGANGIAGGGLPIATGAGWSAKWRKTDQVSVCFFGDNSSNNGTFHESLNLAAQFKLPVIYVCENNLYGISNPHENQTPIRDLSVRAMAYDMPGQTVDGNSVLEVFEAAQKAAKRARAQEGPSLIECKTYRWRGHHEGDPNQGERYRSREEIAQWRKKDPVERFAKYLIKEKEATKAELAELDDAVTARINESVEFARSSEFPLLEELYHDIYVNEG, encoded by the coding sequence ATGCCAATAGAACGAGAAATCTTACTGCAGATGTACCAATCCATGGTCACCATCCGCCAGTTTGAGGAGCGGATTGCGGATCTCTATGCCAGAGGGTTGGTTCCCGGTTTGGCTCACTTGTATACCGGCCAAGAAGCCGTAGCCGTAGGGATTTGCTCAGCCCTGCGTGACGACGACTACATTACCAGTACGCACCGGGGACACGGTCATGTCATTGCCAAAGGCTCCAAGCTCAATGAGATGATGGCCGAACTCTTCGGTAAAAAGAGCGGATACTGTAAAGGCAAGGGCGGCTCCATGCACATCGCAGACATGGATATCGGCATCCTGGGTGCCAACGGCATTGCGGGCGGCGGTTTACCTATTGCCACAGGCGCGGGCTGGTCTGCCAAGTGGCGAAAGACCGATCAAGTATCAGTTTGTTTTTTTGGTGACAACTCTTCCAACAATGGAACGTTTCACGAAAGTCTCAACCTGGCAGCTCAATTTAAACTGCCTGTAATTTATGTTTGTGAAAACAATCTTTATGGCATTTCCAATCCCCATGAAAATCAAACGCCTATCCGTGATCTGTCGGTAAGAGCCATGGCATACGATATGCCGGGGCAGACTGTAGACGGCAATAGCGTGCTTGAGGTTTTCGAAGCAGCGCAAAAGGCGGCCAAGCGAGCCCGAGCACAGGAAGGACCGAGTCTTATCGAGTGTAAAACGTATCGCTGGCGCGGTCACCATGAGGGCGATCCCAATCAAGGAGAGCGGTATCGTTCCCGTGAGGAAATAGCACAATGGCGTAAAAAAGATCCCGTTGAGCGGTTCGCCAAATATTTAATCAAAGAAAAAGAAGCCACGAAGGCCGAACTGGCCGAGCTGGATGACGCCGTGACCGCGCGTATTAACGAGAGTGTAGAATTCGCACGTTCTTCTGAATTCCCTCTCTTGGAAGAACTGTATCACGATATCTACGTAAACGAGGGCTAG
- the lipA gene encoding lipoyl synthase yields the protein MKRPDWLRIKTVGSRDGSCVTQLLGEQYTVCAEACCPNQYECYSAGTATFLLLGPRCTRTCGFCAVGKQLPAPVDLTEPQRVSEIVQRMDLKYCVLTMVTRDDLDDGGASHVIDTIEAVREMCPGTVVEVLLSDLNGNWPALERVLNAKPEVFNHNVETVPRLYKQVRPQARFERSLEVLHRAASRPGQIVKSGMMVGLGETTAETVKTIRDIRNTGCHVLTLGQYLQPSAKHIPVKRYITEEEFNSFKELSIKIGFTDAACGSFVRSSYKADRLFHKASTSC from the coding sequence ATGAAACGACCAGACTGGTTACGAATCAAAACTGTGGGAAGTCGAGATGGAAGTTGTGTTACGCAGTTATTGGGAGAACAATATACAGTTTGTGCCGAGGCCTGTTGTCCGAATCAATACGAATGCTACAGCGCAGGAACAGCCACATTTCTTTTGCTCGGTCCAAGATGCACCCGAACCTGTGGTTTTTGCGCTGTTGGCAAGCAATTGCCTGCCCCGGTTGATTTAACAGAGCCGCAACGAGTGTCGGAGATCGTGCAACGGATGGATCTCAAGTATTGCGTATTGACGATGGTGACTAGAGACGACTTAGATGATGGCGGAGCATCGCATGTTATTGACACCATAGAAGCGGTGCGAGAGATGTGCCCCGGCACTGTTGTAGAGGTGCTCCTTTCGGATCTCAATGGAAACTGGCCGGCCTTGGAGCGAGTGTTGAACGCGAAACCAGAAGTGTTCAACCACAATGTGGAGACCGTTCCTCGCCTCTATAAGCAAGTGCGTCCTCAAGCCCGGTTCGAGCGTTCCCTGGAAGTATTACATCGCGCCGCATCGCGACCGGGACAAATTGTCAAATCAGGCATGATGGTCGGCCTCGGTGAGACAACAGCTGAGACAGTGAAAACGATACGCGACATTCGGAATACGGGATGCCATGTGTTGACATTAGGGCAATACCTACAGCCTTCAGCGAAGCATATCCCTGTCAAACGATACATTACAGAAGAAGAATTCAATTCATTCAAAGAGCTTTCTATAAAAATTGGATTTACCGACGCTGCTTGTGGCTCTTTTGTACGGAGTTCCTATAAGGCTGACAGACTGTTTCACAAGGCGAGCACATCATGTTAG
- a CDS encoding sigma-54-dependent Fis family transcriptional regulator, translated as MLVQSSIEQFTESQAQVDMSDVSHPWIAPERLKELSAAWEAVVVYGREPRPDSVREEVKQSWKRCRKLGLDPYAKVGPQSLKGAEFKKLWKANAELVQAAASTLKIIEVSVRDTGYIITLADKSGYVLAATGGRDILKQAMANHYLPGCLRSCDHAGTNSIGLCLELGEPVQLVGPEHFRTSIHGWTCSSAPLLDVNGDVMGALTLSGPMSESQPHTLPLIISAAQSIEGQLREKRLNHDKIRLNTMLSQIVDSMSEGIIALDESLRVTHCNSMSAYMLDLEHQELEGRSILDFVAPNAPLALALHSKTPFRSKEVLFAAIEKNFLCSVDPLKSHHGVNGALIRLSETQEVEQLAKKLGGNYAKYQFTDIIGSSTSLTKQIELARIAAKINSRVLITGESGTGKELFAQAIHNASRRVHEPFVAISCAAIPHDLIESELFGYVPGAFTGAKREGMIGKFELANKGTLFLDEINGMPLDMQAKLLRVLQQNEIMRLGGTRTISIDVHIIAATNTDLLHEVEQDNFREDLYYRLSVVDLFIPPLRERRGDLELLCDHILTKKAQRMGLVKPRVSFKVMDAFLKYNWPGNVRELENSLERAIILAEGGAILLEHLPSRILRPQEPTGYIPETTAVQPATQTILPTGTKNLTGQVVTEAIAQADGNLSQAAKLLGIGRATIYRKIKEFKIPARVSP; from the coding sequence ATGTTAGTGCAGAGCTCCATCGAACAGTTTACAGAGTCGCAAGCGCAGGTGGATATGTCTGATGTGTCTCACCCATGGATTGCTCCCGAACGTTTGAAGGAATTGTCTGCAGCATGGGAAGCCGTGGTGGTTTATGGGCGAGAACCGAGGCCCGACTCGGTCCGCGAAGAAGTGAAACAATCTTGGAAACGATGCCGAAAACTTGGTTTAGACCCCTACGCAAAAGTCGGGCCGCAAAGCCTGAAGGGGGCCGAGTTCAAAAAGCTGTGGAAGGCCAATGCAGAATTGGTACAGGCCGCGGCTTCTACACTGAAGATTATTGAAGTCTCGGTACGGGACACCGGGTACATTATCACCTTGGCAGATAAAAGCGGCTATGTACTTGCCGCTACCGGTGGTCGAGACATTCTGAAACAAGCCATGGCCAATCACTATCTCCCCGGTTGTTTGCGTTCCTGCGACCATGCCGGAACCAATTCCATCGGCCTGTGTTTGGAACTCGGCGAACCGGTGCAACTGGTGGGACCAGAGCATTTCCGTACCAGCATTCACGGCTGGACCTGCTCATCCGCCCCTCTTTTGGATGTGAATGGCGATGTCATGGGCGCACTGACATTGTCCGGCCCCATGTCCGAAAGTCAACCGCACACGTTGCCGTTGATCATTTCCGCGGCGCAATCGATTGAAGGACAGTTGCGGGAAAAGCGACTCAATCATGACAAGATTCGTCTCAATACGATGCTGTCTCAGATCGTCGACTCGATGTCCGAGGGCATCATTGCGTTGGACGAATCCTTGCGGGTGACGCATTGCAATTCCATGTCTGCTTACATGCTCGACCTGGAACACCAAGAGTTGGAAGGCCGCTCCATTCTGGATTTCGTTGCGCCGAACGCCCCGTTGGCCTTGGCGCTTCATAGTAAAACACCGTTTCGCAGCAAAGAAGTGTTGTTTGCTGCCATTGAGAAAAACTTTCTTTGTTCTGTGGACCCGCTGAAAAGCCACCACGGGGTGAACGGTGCGTTGATCCGCCTTTCCGAAACGCAGGAAGTCGAACAATTGGCCAAGAAACTGGGTGGCAACTATGCCAAATACCAGTTCACGGACATTATCGGTTCATCGACATCGCTGACGAAACAAATTGAATTGGCCCGCATTGCCGCAAAAATCAATTCCAGGGTCCTCATTACCGGCGAATCCGGTACGGGGAAGGAACTCTTTGCGCAGGCCATACATAACGCCAGCCGTCGAGTTCATGAGCCGTTTGTCGCCATTTCGTGCGCGGCCATTCCGCACGATCTTATTGAATCGGAACTCTTCGGATATGTCCCCGGCGCGTTCACCGGAGCAAAACGCGAAGGCATGATCGGCAAGTTCGAACTCGCCAACAAGGGAACTCTGTTTCTTGATGAAATCAACGGCATGCCTCTGGACATGCAGGCCAAGCTTTTACGAGTGCTCCAACAGAACGAAATCATGCGTTTGGGAGGAACCCGTACCATTTCCATAGACGTCCATATCATTGCGGCAACGAACACGGACCTGCTCCACGAGGTGGAACAGGATAACTTTCGTGAAGACCTGTATTACCGCCTCAGCGTGGTTGATCTCTTCATTCCCCCTTTGCGTGAGCGTCGAGGAGACCTTGAACTGCTTTGCGATCACATTTTGACGAAAAAAGCGCAACGTATGGGCTTGGTCAAGCCACGTGTCAGCTTCAAGGTTATGGATGCGTTCTTGAAATACAATTGGCCCGGCAATGTCCGTGAATTGGAAAACAGCCTGGAGCGAGCTATCATTTTGGCCGAAGGCGGGGCTATTTTATTGGAACACCTGCCCAGCCGTATATTGCGCCCACAGGAACCCACGGGATATATTCCGGAGACCACGGCAGTCCAGCCCGCAACTCAGACGATTCTTCCGACAGGAACAAAAAATCTGACAGGACAAGTGGTGACAGAGGCCATTGCTCAGGCCGACGGCAATCTCTCCCAGGCGGCAAAACTCCTGGGGATTGGCCGAGCGACGATCTACCGGAAGATAAAAGAGTTCAAAATTCCTGCTCGGGTGTCTCCATGA
- a CDS encoding 2-oxo acid dehydrogenase subunit E2: MAVEIVIPMLGVTVEHGTVVQWLKQEGDSIEKGEILFVVETEKVTTEVESPASGILGPILIPEGKEVPILTVVSHVLEAGESSPATPVASAQETTPAPVSETPSTTQEQVVPAQGVTEVVLPMLGVTVEKGMITQWLHHEGDTVQQGEPLFIVETEKVTTEVEAPASGVLAKILYGEGVEADLLTVVAYIAEPGTDFSGLGDITPSSATQGDENVTAPCTVQHSTPNVSDSGIVRAVPAARQLAKDKCIALETVSPTGPTGEILYKDVQAAIAQQPKASSLAKVEAAAQNVNLAEVQGTGVRGRIMRADVQNAVQAETSHAQTAVPTASNGSNVVPMNTMRKVIARRMCESKFGAPHIYFFMDICLDSLLTFRKQVLAQFELDTGVRISINDFLLKAVALCLREFPEINASYEGGGAGEAIRYNERINVGMAVALPGGLIVPALADVDTAGLAEVAQQRSDLVARARDGKLTIDEMTRGTFTVSSLAQTGVRQFTAILNPPQSGILSVPATREELYLEDGQVKQHKVTTLGLSVDHRIVDGSMAADFLKSLKIKLENPAFTFLKI; the protein is encoded by the coding sequence ATGGCTGTCGAAATCGTCATCCCCATGCTGGGCGTTACCGTAGAACACGGTACAGTGGTCCAATGGCTGAAACAGGAAGGGGACTCCATTGAGAAAGGCGAAATTCTGTTCGTCGTGGAGACGGAAAAAGTCACCACGGAAGTGGAGTCGCCCGCTTCGGGAATTCTCGGTCCGATTTTGATCCCGGAAGGCAAGGAAGTTCCCATTTTGACCGTGGTTTCCCATGTCCTGGAAGCAGGAGAAAGCAGTCCGGCGACGCCGGTTGCATCCGCTCAAGAAACCACTCCGGCCCCCGTTTCGGAAACGCCGTCGACAACGCAAGAGCAGGTTGTACCGGCGCAGGGTGTGACCGAAGTTGTTCTCCCGATGCTGGGCGTTACGGTAGAAAAAGGCATGATTACGCAGTGGTTGCACCATGAAGGTGACACCGTGCAGCAGGGCGAGCCCCTCTTTATCGTAGAAACCGAAAAGGTGACTACCGAGGTGGAAGCGCCAGCCTCGGGGGTGTTGGCTAAAATCCTCTATGGCGAAGGAGTGGAGGCCGATCTCCTCACTGTTGTGGCGTATATCGCCGAGCCGGGAACGGATTTTTCCGGATTAGGGGACATCACTCCATCATCGGCCACACAGGGCGATGAAAATGTAACTGCTCCTTGTACTGTACAGCATTCGACGCCGAATGTTTCGGACTCCGGCATTGTTCGGGCCGTACCTGCAGCGCGACAATTGGCCAAAGACAAGTGCATCGCCTTAGAGACCGTTTCTCCCACCGGCCCGACCGGTGAAATCCTGTACAAGGATGTTCAAGCCGCGATTGCACAACAACCCAAGGCTTCAAGTTTGGCCAAAGTTGAAGCGGCTGCACAGAACGTGAATTTAGCAGAGGTCCAGGGGACGGGAGTACGCGGTCGAATCATGCGGGCCGATGTACAGAACGCGGTGCAAGCCGAAACGTCTCATGCGCAAACCGCCGTACCGACCGCATCCAACGGATCCAACGTCGTGCCTATGAACACGATGCGCAAGGTGATTGCGCGTCGCATGTGCGAATCAAAGTTCGGCGCTCCACATATCTATTTCTTTATGGATATCTGCCTGGATTCGCTATTGACCTTTCGCAAACAAGTGCTTGCCCAATTTGAGCTGGATACTGGAGTGCGAATTTCGATCAATGACTTTCTCCTCAAAGCTGTAGCCCTATGTCTGCGGGAATTTCCCGAGATTAATGCCTCATATGAAGGGGGCGGGGCGGGAGAAGCCATTCGCTACAACGAACGAATCAATGTGGGAATGGCCGTCGCTCTCCCCGGCGGACTGATCGTCCCGGCCTTGGCCGATGTGGACACAGCCGGTTTGGCGGAAGTGGCGCAGCAACGAAGCGATCTTGTCGCCCGCGCCCGTGACGGGAAGTTGACCATAGACGAAATGACACGCGGCACCTTCACCGTCTCCAGTTTGGCCCAGACGGGGGTTCGACAATTTACCGCGATCCTCAATCCGCCACAGTCCGGTATTCTGAGCGTGCCCGCAACGAGAGAAGAATTGTACCTGGAGGACGGTCAAGTGAAACAACATAAAGTCACGACGCTTGGGCTTTCGGTAGACCATCGTATCGTAGACGGTTCCATGGCGGCCGACTTCTTAAAGAGTTTAAAGATCAAGTTGGAAAACCCGGCTTTCACTTTCTTGAAGATATAA
- the lipB gene encoding lipoyl(octanoyl) transferase LipB, with protein MTKQHDIRVLWLRSLDYQICHALQKKLVEQIIAGEGPETLLFVEHHPVITTGRRTQRSDILASADQLAQEGITIYDVERGGLATYHGPGQLVIYPILNLRTRKLGIKEYVHLLESMVIEALAHYGISGLIKKGFPGVWTSPSDKIASLGVAVLRGVCYHGIALNCSTNLNHFNMINPCGIDGVRMVSMKSICEQTIPLDELQRVCVEAFKTVFGIPCRIHEDLPEDIRTALGLKPCPICWACGACETVSQSPYEGIEII; from the coding sequence ATGACAAAACAGCATGATATTCGTGTTCTATGGCTGAGGAGTCTCGATTACCAGATCTGTCATGCTCTGCAAAAAAAACTTGTGGAGCAGATCATTGCCGGGGAGGGCCCGGAGACGCTCCTTTTCGTGGAGCATCATCCCGTCATCACCACAGGACGTCGCACCCAACGAAGTGATATCCTTGCCTCCGCTGATCAGTTGGCTCAAGAAGGAATTACCATATACGATGTAGAGCGTGGCGGTCTTGCCACGTATCATGGACCAGGTCAGCTGGTCATATACCCTATTCTCAATCTGCGGACCCGTAAGCTGGGTATCAAAGAATACGTCCATTTGTTGGAGTCCATGGTCATTGAGGCCTTGGCCCATTATGGTATCTCAGGGCTCATCAAAAAAGGCTTTCCCGGTGTGTGGACCAGCCCTTCGGACAAAATCGCCTCCCTCGGCGTCGCCGTGCTTCGGGGTGTCTGCTATCACGGTATCGCGCTCAATTGCTCAACGAATCTAAATCATTTCAATATGATCAACCCTTGCGGCATTGATGGCGTGCGCATGGTTTCTATGAAGTCAATATGTGAACAAACCATTCCTTTAGACGAACTCCAGCGGGTTTGCGTGGAAGCGTTCAAAACGGTGTTCGGTATACCCTGCCGTATCCATGAAGACCTTCCCGAAGACATCCGCACTGCACTTGGATTGAAACCATGCCCCATCTGCTGGGCCTGCGGAGCCTGTGAGACCGTATCTCAAAGCCCTTATGAGGGAATCGAAATCATTTAG
- the lpdA gene encoding dihydrolipoyl dehydrogenase, with translation MFDLIIVGGGPGGYVGAIRAAQLGMSVMVVEKDALGGTCLNRGCIPTKSFYNDSKLFKQAKCSTVLTGNEQLDISVGAVVARKRSLVKGLVGGIAGLLQANGVQVTCGSGRINGTGSVTVQAHDGSTTDYQAKHILLATGSRPQVLPFLTVDGQLIQTTDHALDEENVPERIAIIGGGVIGVEMAGIYANMGRQVTIFEVLPELIMTEDAEVSALTRKKAQQLGITLHLGTKVTSVTPLDGALSVSFTDSSGQNASITVDRLLAATGRVPCLEGVDHLGLAMNGPFLKVDTTFQTSLSGVYAIGDVIGGMMLAHKASAEAEATVEMLAGHLTNAPKMLIPSCIWGPIEIGSVGLTEDQAKDQGISVSIGRFPYKFSGAAAAKGVGDGFVKIVGDRHSGEILGVHIAGEGATEMIGEAISLMGVEGVVEDLHHVIKPHPSLSETVLEAALDWSGRAVHTPPRKR, from the coding sequence ATGTTCGATCTCATTATTGTCGGCGGTGGGCCCGGCGGCTACGTGGGCGCGATTCGTGCGGCACAACTGGGCATGTCCGTCATGGTTGTGGAAAAGGACGCACTGGGTGGAACGTGCTTGAATCGCGGCTGTATTCCGACGAAGTCCTTCTACAATGACAGCAAACTCTTCAAACAGGCGAAATGTTCCACCGTACTAACTGGAAATGAGCAGTTGGATATCTCGGTCGGCGCTGTGGTAGCGCGCAAGCGCTCCTTGGTGAAAGGCCTGGTGGGTGGCATCGCCGGGTTGTTGCAAGCTAATGGCGTGCAGGTGACGTGCGGTTCGGGGCGGATCAACGGAACCGGCTCCGTGACGGTGCAGGCTCACGACGGTTCGACCACAGACTATCAGGCCAAACATATTTTGCTGGCTACGGGATCACGCCCCCAGGTTTTGCCCTTTCTGACCGTGGACGGGCAGTTGATCCAGACGACGGATCACGCCTTGGATGAAGAGAATGTACCCGAACGGATCGCGATCATCGGGGGGGGAGTCATCGGTGTGGAAATGGCGGGCATTTACGCGAATATGGGACGCCAAGTCACCATCTTTGAAGTGCTGCCCGAGCTGATTATGACCGAAGATGCAGAGGTGAGCGCCCTGACGCGAAAGAAAGCGCAACAGCTAGGTATTACCCTCCACCTAGGAACAAAAGTTACCTCCGTAACTCCTCTGGATGGCGCTCTGTCTGTCTCTTTTACAGATTCGTCGGGTCAGAACGCTTCCATAACGGTTGACCGGCTGTTGGCTGCAACGGGGCGGGTTCCTTGTCTGGAAGGCGTTGACCACCTCGGTCTCGCTATGAACGGACCATTCCTTAAGGTGGATACGACGTTTCAAACCAGCCTATCCGGGGTCTATGCCATTGGCGACGTCATCGGCGGCATGATGTTGGCACACAAGGCCTCAGCCGAAGCCGAAGCGACCGTAGAGATGTTGGCTGGTCATCTGACGAACGCTCCCAAGATGCTCATTCCGAGCTGTATTTGGGGTCCAATAGAAATCGGAAGTGTCGGGCTGACGGAAGACCAGGCCAAAGACCAGGGGATTTCGGTTTCCATTGGACGTTTTCCATACAAGTTCAGCGGTGCGGCTGCTGCAAAAGGGGTAGGGGATGGATTTGTAAAAATTGTGGGCGACAGACATAGCGGCGAAATTTTGGGGGTGCACATAGCCGGTGAGGGGGCCACCGAGATGATTGGTGAAGCCATCTCTCTCATGGGTGTCGAAGGCGTCGTAGAAGATTTACACCATGTAATCAAACCCCATCCAAGTCTTTCCGAAACCGTGCTTGAAGCGGCTTTGGATTGGTCTGGACGGGCCGTGCATACCCCGCCTCGTAAACGTTAA
- a CDS encoding caspase family protein: MCRRPERQFLEHIQKNCGDFVPAWPIGQQIKLGDIVELVDEKRVNYLGSILDPLFGIGVDVQEGDSVDYMNWQKTTELTVGLDISVPLISNVGATLSIGFGSKGNFLFVLRDVVFQRIQNLVSVRREALRKISPEYFLGKSVFLVTEVARAGSYALAISNSSNARLEITSDADLQLGIEDLARVDIGLKVVSETDMAYTTIANTGGDILGKVEMIQGKPEARRELTLANPLFAHLGQRDFIYAIPKTLADKSETDSLFEFAPIGLGEIIEVVKTQKQIARKGAQSVALLRRQQNKIYEKQRRLALLVGINNYKREEDRLYGCVNDVVNIRNVLKTFYGFMNDDIRVLVDDRACNDDILHRLEWMVANAKPGDTCVFHFSGHGSQILERNDFDELEDGLDELICPWDIDWHKNIYITDDMLAAILSDLREDVHFEAILDCCHSQSGLKEMSLQPASELIPNTGSRSRFISPPVDIVSRFEGAELNLQTSHFKQIQTSESKPLLWAACQDWQTAADATISGSRNGAFTYFLCHHIRQSQTQISRNDLINRVRDSLLHNRFAQIPELECDQRYRDKPLFSR; this comes from the coding sequence ATGTGCCGACGCCCTGAACGCCAGTTTCTTGAACATATTCAGAAAAATTGTGGTGATTTCGTACCTGCTTGGCCCATAGGTCAACAGATTAAGCTTGGTGATATTGTCGAACTTGTTGATGAAAAACGGGTTAACTACTTGGGGTCCATTTTGGATCCACTATTTGGTATTGGGGTTGATGTCCAAGAAGGGGATTCCGTTGACTACATGAATTGGCAAAAGACCACGGAACTTACAGTAGGATTGGACATTTCGGTACCCTTAATTTCAAATGTGGGCGCAACACTCTCCATTGGTTTCGGAAGTAAGGGGAATTTTCTTTTTGTTCTTCGCGACGTCGTTTTTCAGCGAATTCAGAATTTGGTCTCCGTTCGTAGGGAGGCTCTCCGTAAAATCTCTCCTGAATATTTTCTTGGAAAATCTGTTTTTCTTGTCACGGAGGTCGCTAGGGCGGGCTCCTACGCATTGGCCATTTCCAATTCTAGCAATGCTCGCCTTGAGATTACTTCCGATGCGGATCTTCAACTTGGTATTGAGGATCTTGCCAGGGTCGATATCGGCTTGAAAGTGGTTAGCGAAACTGACATGGCCTACACAACCATCGCCAACACAGGCGGGGACATTCTTGGTAAGGTTGAGATGATTCAAGGTAAGCCAGAAGCGAGACGAGAGTTAACTTTGGCCAATCCTCTCTTCGCTCATCTTGGGCAACGAGATTTCATCTATGCAATTCCAAAGACTCTGGCGGATAAAAGCGAGACAGACAGCCTCTTTGAATTTGCTCCCATAGGCCTTGGCGAGATCATTGAGGTTGTGAAAACTCAAAAACAAATCGCGAGAAAAGGTGCTCAGTCAGTGGCGCTTCTGCGCAGACAACAAAATAAGATATATGAGAAACAAAGGCGACTGGCATTATTGGTAGGTATTAATAACTACAAAAGAGAGGAGGACAGGTTGTATGGTTGTGTTAACGATGTCGTGAATATTCGCAATGTGCTTAAAACATTCTATGGCTTTATGAATGATGACATTCGTGTACTCGTTGATGATCGTGCTTGTAACGACGACATTCTTCACCGTCTTGAATGGATGGTTGCCAATGCCAAACCGGGGGATACGTGCGTATTCCATTTTTCAGGCCATGGGTCTCAAATTCTCGAAAGAAACGATTTTGACGAGCTGGAAGACGGTCTTGACGAATTGATTTGTCCCTGGGACATAGATTGGCATAAAAACATCTACATCACTGACGATATGCTCGCTGCTATTCTCAGCGATTTACGCGAAGATGTACATTTTGAGGCCATTTTGGATTGCTGTCACTCCCAAAGTGGGCTTAAAGAAATGAGCTTGCAACCCGCATCGGAACTTATCCCGAATACGGGTTCCCGGAGTAGGTTTATTTCTCCTCCAGTCGATATTGTTTCTCGTTTTGAAGGCGCAGAATTGAATCTGCAGACGAGTCATTTCAAACAGATCCAGACATCGGAATCGAAACCTCTGTTGTGGGCTGCATGTCAGGATTGGCAAACAGCGGCGGATGCTACGATATCGGGTTCTCGTAATGGAGCCTTCACTTACTTCTTATGTCATCACATCAGGCAATCTCAAACGCAGATATCTCGAAACGACTTGATCAATCGAGTTCGCGATTCACTGTTACACAATCGATTTGCGCAAATCCCCGAGCTTGAATGCGACCAGCGCTATCGAGATAAACCGTTGTTCAGTCGGTAA
- a CDS encoding alpha-ketoacid dehydrogenase subunit beta, with translation MRQITYCKALNEALDQCMAADDAVVLLGEDIGQFGGVFQVTAGLMNKYGKERVVDVPIAEAGFVGAGVGAALTGMRPVVEIMFMDFTTVCMDMIVNQMAKMHYMFGGRGKVPMVLRTNIGAGRGTAAQHSQSLQSWFMQVPGLYVAAPATPYDAKGLLIEAIRNDNPVMFVEHKKLYITKGDVPEEDYTVPFGKAAIRHEGSDITIVATLAMVQRALDAAKLAAEKGISVEVIDPRTLVPLDKETILNSVKKTGKVIVSDEGHKTCGAAAEISAIIAEEAVEYLKAPVVRVCSPDTPVPFSPPLEQAFIPDVKDLMPAIERLAQY, from the coding sequence ATGAGACAGATTACCTACTGCAAAGCACTCAACGAAGCCCTGGATCAATGTATGGCGGCCGACGATGCCGTGGTCCTTCTGGGTGAGGATATTGGACAATTCGGCGGTGTATTTCAGGTTACTGCCGGTCTGATGAACAAATATGGCAAAGAGAGAGTCGTGGACGTGCCCATAGCCGAGGCTGGTTTTGTAGGCGCGGGCGTGGGCGCTGCGCTAACGGGCATGCGCCCGGTGGTAGAGATCATGTTCATGGATTTCACGACAGTATGCATGGATATGATCGTTAACCAGATGGCCAAAATGCACTATATGTTCGGCGGTCGAGGGAAGGTACCCATGGTCCTGCGTACCAATATCGGCGCGGGGCGAGGAACGGCGGCTCAACACTCTCAATCCTTGCAATCTTGGTTTATGCAGGTTCCTGGGCTTTATGTAGCCGCTCCGGCCACGCCCTACGATGCGAAGGGCCTGCTGATTGAAGCCATTAGAAATGATAATCCGGTCATGTTTGTAGAGCATAAAAAACTGTACATCACGAAAGGAGATGTACCGGAAGAAGACTATACCGTTCCATTCGGCAAAGCGGCAATTCGCCATGAAGGATCGGATATTACAATCGTCGCAACGTTGGCCATGGTCCAGCGTGCTTTGGATGCTGCAAAGCTTGCCGCTGAAAAAGGAATCAGTGTGGAGGTTATTGATCCTCGCACCCTGGTTCCTCTGGATAAAGAAACCATCCTGAATTCGGTGAAGAAAACCGGTAAAGTGATTGTGTCCGATGAAGGACATAAAACATGCGGCGCAGCAGCCGAAATTTCGGCCATCATTGCTGAAGAAGCAGTGGAATACCTCAAAGCGCCCGTTGTCCGGGTCTGTTCACCGGATACTCCGGTACCTTTTTCTCCTCCCCTGGAGCAGGCTTTTATTCCCGACGTTAAAGATCTCATGCCCGCTATTGAACGGTTGGCTCAATATTAA